The Aedes albopictus strain Foshan chromosome 1, AalbF5, whole genome shotgun sequence genomic interval AGGAAGCCCTTCATTCAACGCGTCCTCACTGCCCGTTCCGTTGGTGGAAGTCGTTTCAGGATGCACTTGAGAGCATGTCCCGCAGATTTGATGTGGCTCTTTGCACCGCTTTCGAGTGTGCCCATACTCCCAACAGTGGTAGCAGAGCATGGGTGCGGGGTAGAAGTTCCTGGTTTTGCATCGTGTCCAACCAAAGTCGATGTGGTCGGGGATGACCGTTCCGACAATTGACAAGATCATAGTGGGTGTATTTTCCAACAAACCGACAGAGTTCTTCTTCTGGATTCGGCGAATATCTCGTACACCTTGACTAGCTAATTGTTCCTTCAGGTACGCGTCAGTTAATCCTACTGTATCACCATTGCTGACAACACACTTGGTAGTGTTGAGCTGTGGGTGTTCATTAATCATCACCTTGGTTCCATCGATGAGCCGGTCCATTTTCAGCAGTCTCTGGAACTGCGCGTTGCTGCGTACTTTCAAAGCGTACGATATTCCTCGGTTTTCCTTGAAGGCCCCATCAATAGGCCCGCCGATACATTTTTCCACCGAGAGCCGCAGTAAGAATGGGTCGTTGGGAAGTGTGGCATTTTCCCCTACAGCCTGCATCTTTAACACCTGGAGTGGTCCTGAGGTACCATCTTTGTCCATGTAGGTAGGTAGTCGTTGTCCAGCATAGCTTCCTTGGAACATATTTCGCGGGCTCCATCCTCCACCACCAGGGCCCCCTGGGTCCCCTCTGTGGGGAGAGAACCCGCTCACCGGTATCATACCGGCTGTACGGGATAGGCTAATCGCTGTAAAACTTTTGCTAATTTACTCGCGGGCGGCCTTTTGTCCAAAATCGAAAAGAGTAATGATTTTCAGTACACTTGCACTCGCGCCGAACTCAATAGACGCGCAAAATCGCAAGCTTGAAATGAAGCAGACAGAGCTTCAATAGAAAGAACAATCGAACGCGTGCACTACACCGCAGGTAGTCCCCGAAATGATTGCTGATACTGTTTCCAAGGAAAAGCCGTTCAAAGTAATGAAACGTATGTTTGTTTTGGAATGAATTTTATGATTGAAACATGAAACCTGGAGTAGTCTTGTTTGTCAATTAGAAACTggcatgaaaaaaaatcttgcttgtCTGCTTACCTGTTACAATCTAATGAAACAAGTGCACATTgtcatctagtctagtctagactCGGATTCTATCCACCACCACCGTAATTCATGGAAGCCAATCGATCGCCTAATAGGTCCCTTTCATTGATTGATTGTACCAACCGTTGTCGTCGTTGCCGTGTTTCGAAACTGCAGGCCTAAATGACCGAAACGGTCTTCCACCCGTATGTTAATTCACACCTCCCAACCTCCACCCGGTTCCCATTCTCATTCCGAACTCAGTCAGTGAACGCCACGCCGCACCGCAATCTGACGACGACGGAGGTCGAGGAAGGATTCCCCTCATTTAATATTCATCATTCTATGCGCACGGTTGCAGCACAGGTTGGATCCGCCACCAGACAAACGGACAAATCAATTACCTGCCTGCCCGCGCGGAGGAAACTAGTCGACCATAAACGCTGAAGAGGTTCGCAGGTCGGGTACCTGCGTGTGCTACGCACGGTCGATCTTCGAGGTAGCGAAATTCCCCAAGGGTTGCAACCGACCGACAATGAACCCATCAGGATCGAGGCGGCGACGACACTTGTTCGGCAAAATTGGCGACAACGATAAGAAACTTTCCCACCACTTACGTGCCAGAGCGGTGAATAATTGAGGATTGCAAACCGTATACGTACCTCCTGTGCTAGATCTACATACCGGATAGAAGGCGGGCGAGTGAAGAGCTCTGAGGGACCGATAAACTGTCGCAGTCGATAGAATCAGATTTGACGCCGGTTTACCGGTTGTCTCTTTTGGCGAATTGCAACAAGTGGGTACAAGTGTGCACCAGGGAGTTGTGCACCGATGAAGGGGTGTGTGAGGGTAGATTTTGAGTGCCGGGTTAATAAGAGGCTAGTCCATTTAGCGATGATGGCTCATTTGCGGCGAATCGATAGGGGCGATAGCATCTGAACGCGGTGTACGCTACCTGCGGAATAGGAACGGAACTGTGATCTTGCGCGAGGAGGAGTGTTTTAGTCTTAGTCTAGTGCTAGTCGAAGGTCAACGGAAGAGCTATGAAGAGCGTGAACTGGGTGTACACTACAGTGGGGCTGTTGGCGGGGGTTTTGCTAGTCAGTGGAAATCCGTTGTTCTGGGAAAGGTGCGTTGGATGCGAAGATAAGCATAATTTTGTGAATAATTTAGAGTAATGAGTGTTTCTTTTCTTACAAATCCAGCCATAAACCTGCGGTGGTGGTGAGCAAGCTGGATATCACGGACTCTACTATCGATAGTGATCGGATTAGTACATTGGTGGATAACGACGCAGAAGAGCAAACTACGGGTGAAGTTAACGATGCTGACGTGGCCGAAAATGAGGTTGACAATGGAAAGCGAGGGATGTCTACCACGGAGAGCAGGAAAACAACGGATGAAAGTGAGTCAGAAGCTAGCGGCGAAGACAATTCGACGCAAACAGAAGACTCCACGGTGACGGAAACAGAAAATCAGACAGTCGCTCCAAGCTCAACTCCAGGAGACTCCGAGACAACAGGAGAAGAAGAAGTCAGCTCAACGCTGACTACTCAGTCAGCTGCAGCATCGACAACTAACGCCGCAACGGATTCAACAGCCGAAGAAACGGAAGTTGTATCCGGCTCGACAGCAACAAACACCGAATCGTCACCAGAATCAACAGTAACGGGAGAACTTACGGAAACAGTGGATATTACTACTTCGACTCCAACGGAGCCCTCCACAGCGTCCACGAACACTGAACCTGGTGCAGAGTCTACCGAGACCTCGCTGCAAACGGAAACCGATTCATCTATGGTGACAACCACAGGATCTACATCTGTGGAAACAGAATCCACACAAGGGGAAATTGCATCCACTGAAATAACAACCTCAACGACTGAAAGTGCTTCGACAGAGACGGAAACCGAGTCTACTAATACCGAACCAGCAACTCAGTCAACTGAAGAGACAACTGTAGTAACAACAGAAGCATCTGTTACGCGAACAACTCAGACCGAAACTGAACGCCCAGAAACCGAATCTACTGAATCTACAGTTACTGAAAGTAATTCATCGGCAGTTGTAACTGAATCAACAGAAACAACCGACTCGGCTACCTCTGAATCCACCGAGGGTACAACTCAGACTGAATCCGAGCCCACTGAACCTGCGGATACCACTTCGACAGAACCTCAATCAACGCAAACCACGGAATCCACGGAAACAACCGACACAGCTACCTCCGAGTCCACCGATGGTACAACTCAGACTGAAACAGAGACTACTGAACCTGCTGTGGCAACTACAGATACTACCACGACAGAACACCATTCGACTCAAACCGCGGAATCTACGGACACAACAGTCTCTGTAACAGTCACTGAAACAACTGAAACAGAAACCACAGTGACGGAAACGGAATCTACCGGTGCTACGGATACCACCCAAACTCAAACGGAGACCACAAATGCAGAAACCACCTCAGCGACGGTTACCGAATCCGGTAGCACGCAAACGGAATCCACGGAACCTGCGGCAACAGAATCCACCGTGACGGAAACAGAATCCACGGCTTCTACCCAAACCGTAACCACGCCTGAGGCGTCGGAAACCACGCAAACCGAAACCGATCCCACGGAACCTGCAACGGTGACAACGGAATCCGGTTCGACCGAAACTGAATCTCCTTCAACAGAATCCACGGTGCCAAGCACTACGGAAACCACATCCACGGAAGCGGAAACCACTGAAACCGAAGAGGTTACGACCGAAACAACGGAAGCCCCGGAAACTGAATCCACCGTGACCAAGGAGGTCACAACAGAtccgaccaccaccaccactgaaACAGGATCTACTGTGACGAACGCTGCAACTACCGAATCCAGCACGGAAACTCCGTCTACGGTAACCGAGTCCACAGCGACTGAAGAAGCTTCGGAAACCACCGACGACGGGACAACGCAAACCGAGTCGTCGACTAGCGCCACAGATCCCGAAACGGAGACTACCGCAGCGTCCAGTGGTACGACTCAAACGGAGTCCACCGAAACCGAGACGTCGGAACACTCAACCGAAGTAACGGAAACGACCTTTTCGGGAGTCGCGAGCACAACAGCGGCCTCGACGAACACAACCACGGTGCcctcgactacgacgacgacaacaacaacaacaaccgtgGCGTCAACGACGACGACTACAACGACAACCACAGCTCCCGCGAGTACGGTAACTCCGGCTAGTTCGACGGCTACGACGACCCCCGCCCCAGAGGGATCCACCGCTGCCTTCACCACACCCATCAGTCTAATTTGTCTGCTGATAACCTCGACGGTGGGGCTCCTGCTGGGTCGTTGAAGTGGCTGCGCTCGACTACACATGGGGCTCTGTAACTAGATAACGGGATATAGAGAGGATGAGAGGTGCACTCCACTTCGATGGAGCCTAGATTTTGTACGTCTGATAGGAGCGTTTGGAGGTTTAGTAGCGTCGATACTGTTGTTGACTGTCCGTAAGCCCTCGGCGATTATGTGATTACGCGTATAATCTATTTAGAATCAGTTCGTACCTTTATCAACAGTATAAATATAGTTAAGATTCGATGTGCTAAAAGTGTTGCTGTCGTTCGATGACTCACGGCGAGTCATTTCTGGACAGACAGCGGGAACGTTGTTCAATAAATTAAGTTTgatgttagtttttttttgcgttttctcTTCCATTCCAGACTAGGTTTAGATACAAAGCATTATGCGTCTCCATCGATTAATAGCACTTCAGAGTTCAGTGCGATTCCACACTGTACGAGTTGGATCGCAAGCCCCAAAATCTGTAGGGCTCGTTTCCAATGCTACTTCGTGCAAGCTTCCGAGCGAAAAGCTTTTTGGACATACActttgatttacagtgaaaacaTCTCATATCAATTCAAGCCTAGTCATTGCCAAAAGCTGTGGACAGAGCCACTGAACAAGAACCCACTGGCTATTTATCTCAAGTATCCATAGGTATTAATAAATTGTCTGAAATCAGTATTGGTTgtaataattgggttgcattggcttttctcggtgaccgAGTCACCGggaaaagccaatgcaacccaattattataTATTGCACGGTGATTACTCAAGTTTATTATCAGTATTGGTTGTGTTTTTAAGGAGTTAATTCAGCGTCATGAATGCAAATAATCTTAATAATCTCAACACTAGTATTTGTAATACTTGTCCAAGTCCAAAAAGCTCCAAATGAATGGCTTCGTTAGCAAGCCAGCTTTTATCTCGCCGGTTTGACAGCACTCCAATTTTACGGTTCCTCGCTCACACAGCTTTGTCTCCACGGTTTTGGATCTCTTGCTAATCCTCGCAGGTTGCACGAAAACGAGACAGCCCTGATTGTCTTCACGGACTGTTATCGCAGCAGTCTCCTTCTCGTCCAAATCGTTCAACAAACGCCTCACTCTAAGAATCTCCTGGCACGTCTCCCCCAAAGCAATAAACTCTGCCTCCATGGAGGAGACGCTAACGCAGCCCTGGCGACGGCTCGTTCGCGATACGGCGCCACCAACAAAGAACGCTACAGAACCAGTCATGGATTTCCGGGTCCCAGCCCAGTCCACGTCCGAGTACGTAACTAGATTGTTGGTCTCAACTCCTCCCAGCTTCAGTTTCCAATCGGCACACCCGCTTGGCGGCTGTCCAATCACTCTCCGTAGGCGCAGCAAACTTTCTGCCCAAAATCGACGCGCAGGCAGCAATGTCGGGTCTTTCACACACTGCCACGTACATCAGTGCCCCAACGACGCTTTGCTATTTGATACTGTCCTCCATGACGTTGCTGTCCGTTGAACTCTTGAGGAAGCCCTGGTCCATGGGCGTCTTCGCAACTTTCGCATTCTCCAATCCAACTTTATTGACAAGCTGCTCGATGTAGCGCTGCACACCCATGCTGTAGACTCCATCTTGCCCGCGTTGCAGTTCCagttccaaaaaattcttcgCTTCGCCGAGCCAGCAAATCTCGAAGTGTTTCCTAAGAGCTTCGTAGACACGCTTGTTCTCCGCTTCACTTGCGGAAGCGACAAGCAGATCGTCGACATATACGATGAGGTAGATCCGGACTCCAGTTTTGATAGCAGTGGACAGACAAGAATCGGCCGAGTTCGCGACAAATCCCATGCTCTTCAACACACCGAACAACTTTTGGTTCCAGCATCTAGCGGATTGCTTTAATCCGTAAATGCTTCTTCTCAATCTGCATACTTTCTCCTCCTGACCGCGCACTGAATATCCGGGCGGTTGGCGCATGTACACCTCTTCATCAATGTCGCCGTACAAATACGCCGTCTTTACATCCATGTGCCGCAAAGGTAGTCCGTCGCGCCCGGCCAGTGCCAAAAGTGTCCGCAATAAGGTGGCATGTCGAGTAACAGGGACAAAGACTTCGTCAAAGTCCACACCGTACCGCTGCGACTAGCCTTGGGCTATGATGCGTCACTTCACCCACTTCGTTCTGTTTCGCCTTGAATACCCAGCGACTGCCCACAATTTTCTTGTCGGCTGGCAAGTCAACTAGGTCCCAAGTTCCGTTCACCATGTGCGAACGGTATTCGTCGTCCATCGCACTTCACAGGATCTCGATTCAGAAGACTACATCGCTTCGTTGAAGGTCGTTGGTTCCACCACTACTAAGGTAGCTACACTCGCGTCGTAGTCCTCCAAGTGCTTCGGCAACTTGCCGCGATTCCTCCCCGTTGGTGCACCAGCTTCGGGAACACGCTCTAGAACTTCTTCAAGATCGTCCGACTCTTCAGGTGGCTCCGTCTTGATCGCCAGCAGGTCTACTCCGGAAACACCGGAATCATTCATGCCGTAGAGCTGCTCACTCTCACTCTGCTCTTCACTGTCTGCATCCTCACTGACATTGTCCTCGGGTTCAACAATCTCCTGCTGCTGAACCGCGCGCTCCGACTCCCGCAGCGGAATCCAGTTCACATCGTCGTCTATCGGATCCGGCACAGTTCTCCGTTGGTGCTGAGGCATGGTTTCCTCCTCCTCAAGCTCCAGAAACTTGGCGTCGCGGCTAATCGTCACCTTCTCCGTCTCCAGGTCCACGAACCGGTAGATCTTATGCTGTTCGGAATAGCCAATGAATGTCATTGTTCGTGCCTTGCACGTTTCGAGTCTGGAACATGAACCCACGCCTTGCACCTTGAGATAATTCATGTTGGGTTTTCGCCCATACCACTTCTCGAACGGCGTGCAACGGCCATCGGTTTTGCAGGTGAGCGGCCGCCATCACGGCCGCACCTCAATATTTTTCTCCAGCTTGCCATCTTCTGCAGCTAGCGATTTCTTCTTTCGGCGACTCCGTTTTGTCGAGGAGTGTGTATTCCGCTTTTTTTTATACCCTCCCGCACAAAGAAACTCTGCAAGCGCTCATTGTGGCTCATTGCAGTACTCACCGCTGCTATCTGACCTAACTACCTTTGGTTTTCTCCCGAAAAGTGTTTCAACGTACCTGAAATACCTACTCCATCAGCTTTTCGGGGATCTCGGACTTCTTGTCCAATagagcactgcatgaaattctttccttctctttcactttcatagaaattttgtaaacaacaaggccaagaaacgtcaaaatcccatacaaaatcaaaataatgcagtgccctatagggcactgcatgaaaatgtctccttctctttcactcttacagaaattttgtaaacaacaaggccacgaaacgtcaaagtcccatacaaaatcaaaacagtgcagtgccctataggtacATAACAGCATACCTACTGTGATCGTCGATGACAGTCATGAGAAAACGATTGCCACTCGGTGTGGGTGTATGCATCGGACCGCACAAGTTTGTGTGACCATGCCTAGaggagtccaccctagaaatgggaggccaccggcttactggtggaccgaagcgattgcggacctgcgccgcacctgcctacgggttaggcggcggatgcagcgagcacgatcagagggagagcgaaacgaacggcgggtggtgttcgccgctgcaaaagccgcgcttaagaccgagataagagcaaggaaaacggcctgctttgagggtctctgtcagagtgccaatgtgaacccgtggggtgacgcctacaggatcgttatggccaagacgagaggtgtgatggctacagagcaatctccagagatgttggaggatgGGATCACcggagggctttttccgcgtcatgatcctagtccttggcctcctttcgtaggacagccgggggctggggctgacggtgaggagagggtcaccgatgtggaacttgcggggatagcaaaatcccttagcgtaggtaaggccccatgtccggacggagttccgaacctggccttaaaagtagccattgcagaggctcccgagatgttcaggtctgctatgcagaaatgcctggacg includes:
- the LOC109415304 gene encoding mucin-5AC-like, translated to MKSVNWVYTTVGLLAGVLLVSGNPLFWESHKPAVVVSKLDITDSTIDSDRISTLVDNDAEEQTTGEVNDADVAENEVDNGKRGMSTTESRKTTDESESEASGEDNSTQTEDSTVTETENQTVAPSSTPGDSETTGEEEVSSTLTTQSAAASTTNAATDSTAEETEVVSGSTATNTESSPESTVTGELTETVDITTSTPTEPSTASTNTEPGAESTETSLQTETDSSMVTTTGSTSVETESTQGEIASTEITTSTTESASTETETESTNTEPATQSTEETTVVTTEASVTRTTQTETERPETESTESTVTESNSSAVVTESTETTDSATSESTEGTTQTESEPTEPADTTSTEPQSTQTTESTETTDTATSESTDGTTQTETETTEPAVATTDTTTTEHHSTQTAESTDTTVSVTVTETTETETTVTETESTGATDTTQTQTETTNAETTSATVTESGSTQTESTEPAATESTVTETESTASTQTVTTPEASETTQTETDPTEPATVTTESGSTETESPSTESTVPSTTETTSTEAETTETEEVTTETTEAPETESTVTKEVTTDPTTTTTETGSTVTNAATTESSTETPSTVTESTATEEASETTDDGTTQTESSTSATDPETETTAASSGTTQTESTETETSEHSTEVTETTFSGVASTTAASTNTTTVPSTTTTTTTTTTVASTTTTTTTTTAPASTVTPASSTATTTPAPEGSTAAFTTPISLICLLITSTVGLLLGR
- the LOC134292051 gene encoding uncharacterized protein LOC134292051 yields the protein MTFIGYSEQHKIYRFVDLETEKVTISRDAKFLELEEEETMPQHQRRTVPDPIDDDVNWIPLRESERAVQQQEIVEPEDNVSEDADSEEQSESEQLYGMNDSGVSGVDLLAIKTEPPEESDDLEEVLERVPEAGAPTGRNRGKLPKHLEDYDASVATLVVVEPTTFNEAM